Genomic segment of Cottoperca gobio chromosome 6, fCotGob3.1, whole genome shotgun sequence:
ctccttctctttcaaaaacagatcgatttctgatctcagggaataaaaccgctgcagcacggagccgcgactcagccagcgcacatcagaacggtggagtacgtccccgtattcagcatcgacatcagacaggaaagcttgacattctctgtggtaaagtcctcgtgctcgaattacattgtgccctttagactcctaagacctagcagctcttccgtaacgcaaaagtgatcgtcaactccccgcaaaaacaatgaacagctgtgcggtgtctgtcgcatctgtgctctcatcacatgcaatagAGTAagaatctaaagcacaagctttatctgacacttgatgttttaagttagctgacaagtcaaaactgtgtttctgtgttagaactaagacgtacaaaacattcaagcacaagtttctatctggaCCATATTCAGTTGGCAGTTGGCCcacgggccgtagtttggacacccctggtctacaggAAGCATCTAGTTCTTTGGTTTAATTAGTTGCGATTCATCAGTGAGTGAAGAGTAAACATGTGCtggtattaaaagaaaataacacttGTCTCACAGAGCAGTCTGTAGAGGTCTCCGTATTCGTCTGGCACACTGACGACGACTGTGTCCAGACGTTTCTCTGTCCAATTCTGCAGACATTTCAGCCGCGCCTGATCCACTTCCTCTGGAGTCTCTAACTGGTCCACACAGCTCCCCATGTTACTAGCCCTGGAGAAGAAAAAGCAGAGGGAGTGGagaacaatataaaatgtaatactaTTGAACTTCATTATTCCTTAATGGCCTTTCGGAGGCATATGGATATAGTtacacataaagaaaacaaaatagaaacaaaGTAAGTGGACAGCAGAACTTGTAAGggccaaatataataaataaatatacatatgaGCAAGCAAGCATTCTCTGGTAAATCTTCAGTAGTTACTTAAAAGTAGCCATTATTATTTCAGCAAACTTGGCGAGATTGGATAAAGCTTTATCTatatttaaagcttttttttggTAAAGTTTCTTTGTAATAAGGTTGAACCGACCCTGTAGGActttaatcacatttttatataactttACATGTAACTAGGTAAAAGTTGAGGAAAATCACTTACAGTTGTGCTACCTTGCTGTATTCCTGTGATGTGAGAAAGAAGAACaataaatgttattgtgttAGTGTTCATAAGGCAATATTAGAGCTTATATTTTACCAACCAACAAACAGATTCTTCTTCTAACATCCAACACACCATAATGAAGACCTGGTCCTGAATGCGTTTGTCTCCCTTGGCATCAGCCAGCTCCTCCAGGGTGTGGAGGCCTTGCTGAATGGATTGCAGGGAGCTCCGCAGGTGGCCGAGTTTCCCCTCTAGTCCCCCCAGAACCCTGTTCTCCTCCTTTGTCACACACTGTAGAGCCGATTGCTCCTCATGCTCCAAGGCCTCTCTGATGGCGCCGTACTGCTGCTGCACTCCTGCTCGAGCCTTACTCAAAACCACCTGGACAGACACAATGAAGATAAACGGCATGTTGATTCCTAAAAGGCCCTTCTCATTGCAGTTAGAGGACTCCGAGGAACAATTGTTGGTCAACCATGCAACCAACAGAAAATACATGTGGAAATCTGAAATTTAAATTGTAAAGCATTGCTAATGTATTTTATGAATCTGAGTTTTATAAATCTGGATTATGTAATTAACCAACTGTGTAACCATTTTCTGAACTAACAACACAATTGAAGATGTACCATGAGAACACCATCAACTATCAACTTTAAAGATAAATGTTGATGAATTTACTGTTCTTGGGCGGtttttaaaactaattaaactTTTTCTAATTTGAGGATTAACCATATGAGGACATTGTGGGCATTGTACACATGAAAATGTGTTCCATTTCTTACCAACAAAACGATAATCTCAATACTCTATGCTTCATTATGTATCGTGTAACTTTTATCCCCTTCAAAACCTGCAGGTTAGTCTGCATATCTGTGAAGACATGTACATCCCATTgactgtaaaaataataatcttgttATTCCAAGATACCTAAATACATGAGTTAGTGAGAAATACAGAGTTAAATATCTTACTGTGAAggtctctttcttctctgtgaGATCAGTGACCCTGTTCTTCACTTGCTGTTCAGCCTCCTGCAGTTGATTGATTTCATCTTTTAGGTTCCCCTGTAGAAAGAAGTGcacagagatataaaactaatatttactaatttactgtatatatacatacacacatacacacacacacatatatacatatacatacatacacatgtacacatacacacatgtgtgtaaaGTGGCCACTTACCCTgagctctctctctgcctctctgatGCTGATGCAGACATGGTCTCGGTGCAAGCCTATGACAGTACAcaccgtgcacacacacactttacactgCCGACAATAGATATGGTTCATCTCCTGGTGCTCCTGGCACCTCCAGGGAGAAAAGTCCTCCATGGGAGGAACCAGGGTATGATTTCGGAAGACAGGGGAGTCCAGGTGGGGACGCAGGTGCTCTGTACACATGGAAGCTCCGCACACCAGACAGGTCTTCACAGCGTGTTGAAACCTACTTCTAGGGCAATAATGGCAGGGCACAGGGCTGGCATTTTTTTTCTCTGACTCCGGGAAGATGTCAACACGACTTGGGGATCCTGGAGCATCGGCAGGATGTTTGGAGGATATCAGGGGAGACCTGCCGACATGGTGTACAGGAGAGCTTACCTTTACCTGGAGTTGAGACCCCAGGAAAGGAATCAGAGTTGGAAGATGTGGCAGGTATCTTTGGCGATGAATTAATTCCTGTCACTTTTGTGTCTGTCTTGGGGGTTGCAAGAGCAGGTGCATCACATATATCTACTTCATTGGAGGTATCAGAGTCATCCATTAAGACGACCTCTTCTGATATACGCTGGTTCTGCTGTATTGAGATGTCATCACTTGCAGGTACAGCCTTGCTGTCAGAGTTGTTACTGGGGGATGCGCCATCACCACGCTCAGACTGTGCAGATTCTGGGTGCACTGTTTTCTTGGATGCGTCAACACTAGTCGACTGTTCAGGTTTATCTGAGAAGGAAGTGGTGGGAGTCTCTATGTCGTTGGACCGCTCACGAGGAGACTCCACAGTTGATCGCTTTGTGTCAGGTTGCTCTGATACAGGTGTGCTGGCTTTTCTCTTCCCAAGAAGTCGGCTGGTGAGTGAGGGCCTCCGCAAGGAGTCATATCTATTTTGTTCATCGTTACTGGATGTGCCTTTCaaaaacagaatacaaacaaagcaaatcAAGCAGCGATCTACCTCCATTCCTTTTCTGTGTTATTACTCTGCCTTGTAAGCTCATTTAGGAAAGCTGTCTTTGAGTCAGCAGCCTGCCATAACATATAACTGGTAGTGAAAACTCTTTTTATTGATGATAATTGCCTCGTGATCACTTATTAAAAAGGTCAGTATCAACATGGATACTGATCATGGATATGGGATCGGGGTAACCTTACAATCGGTATCACAATTAAAAGTACTGTCAATGTTGCATTAGTCATAAGCagtgtaatataatgtatgtaatgtagaAAGGAggtagataaaaaaaaaaacataccaaTGTATGTTAAACACAAGAAAACTGTATGAGCACATATGAACACGTCAGAAATTAATCAGACCTTTACCCCTCACTGACTATTTGCATGTGAAAACCACACACTTTGGAAAGATAAGGTTGAGCCTCTGACCCCtgacactgtaaacaaacagaacattacTACCATTAAATCACACAAGAGCTTAAGCATTTTAAAGATGTGAGTCTAACTACCTCTTTATGCTCAAAACGTTAAGGAAGTGGTAGGAATGGCACTTTCCGGTGAGGAAGTCAAGAccattatatgttatattagaGTGCCagaattataaatgtttattaactACGGGTTATTTTTAGCTAGCATTAGCAAACACCTAACATAACGCTATACAACATGTACATAACGTGTTTATCATCTTCAACTGGGGCGTGTCAGTCTTAATTCATAACGGCTGATTACGTTATTGTAACATGTGTGAGGGGGaccgctaacgttagctaagtGAGCTAGCTTGAACTGCTAGCCTCACTGTAGTCGTTACCTAATTATTAGTTTGTTTCAACGGCCCGGTAACAAGCCCAACGTTACCACGGTGTTAACTGTACCTGCGGTGTCGCGAGGCTGTGCCCATCGGCTGTTGGGGGGCGGCCGTTTGCTATCAAACGGCAGAGTTTGGTACACTGTTGTACACTTCCACTCAGGACAGTGGTACGGCCCGTGCGGAGTGACACTCCACAAGTCTCCGATACACCGTTGGCAGAACCGGTGGTCACATTTCAGAATGACGGGTTCCCGGGTCAGCTCGTTGCACAGAGGACACCTCGTCGGGGTGTCCAACGATGCTCCCATTTTGTTTTGCCAGTTACTTGATGTTTCTGTTTCCGCGGTGTGAAGCAGTAGGAGGCGGGGCTACATGTTTGAATCCCGCTCCCCCTCCCGGTAGTGCATGTCTTAAAGGTACAGTCAATTAATTTATAAAGAGTGGTGCAGTAAGTACTCTAAGTTATTTGGGTATTttactaaaagaaaaaaaaacactataaaaATCGTCCATTACAAGTACAAGTTCAGAAGTACAAAAGTATGGCAACTAAATGTACCAAAAATAACAGTCCTGCATCATGTCATCATTTTATTATGAGTTTGTCCTAAGGAACCTATATTTTACATTCagtcattttgatttaaaacataattgcATAATGGTTTCTACCATAAAAGAGCTGATAACTAACATTTTACCTACCAATGAAATCTCAAGTCAAAAATgatgcaaaatgtttatgaagtCACTCTTTGTGCTgccaagaaataaaaataaatgtgttattgctGTTGTTATGCCTTAAGCATCAGCTGCAAACAATAATGACTAAATGTggtatttcttattttctctcatGTTTCTCTCCCCATAGCATTCTTATCTTTATGGTGGTCCAGACATGTGACTTGGATATAAAAGGCTATGGTTTCTTGTGAGTTAGAGGTTAATCTTTTATAATCTCAAAGAGGTTTGGTCTCTTAGAGAGACTTGTGTTGCCTGGAAATATGAGGTGAGAGTTGTAACCAATCACTGGACAGCTATATTTAAATTGATGAACACTTTAAAGTTGATTTAAATAGCAgattcttctcttcctctcaaagCCACAATTTTAAATTCAACTCTATCAAAGCTTTCAGACTGTGGTAACATACGGTGGCCCGTCTTGCATAATTGAGGAGCACATCAAGAGTTAAAGAATGTGGCTCTCTTatacttaaaatacattttaagtaacTGTTTGTGTTGAGCGACAGTTTGTTATGTGATCTAACATAACTTATATCATTAAATTATGCTAAATATACAGGTATATTGTgtgtttacttattttatttcctgCGATAGCTTCTTCTATATCTTCTAAAATAGAGACAGTTAACctgttaatacatttttaaatcattaatatcCCTTTGTAGCTACCTTCTCTACAATATGACAACAGACCAAAGTCATAATTAGTCAACATTTCCCATCCAGTGGCTTCTTTAAGGGGTACTCCGGCAATTGTGTAATGTGTTCAGTAAAGATGGACGACTTGCAAGAGAcagattctttttgttttaagaaaaagaaaaaagatgttcAAGTTTCATGCAGCAGAGCTCGACTTTGGTTCCTATTATCAAACTGGTCAAACTTCTGAAACAcaggatcctacatttcccataatacAACTCAATTGAGCCAAAGAAGACATtaaactgttttcacaggcgGCTGAGTACTAACCGCAACCAATAATCTAAACTTCATGTGAAAAAGTAACTTTTGtcaaaatgaacacacacaacagcattTTTACAGTGAAAACCTTTATTAATTGTTCATATATTCTTGAAGGAATCTCTTTAATTGTTCCAAGTTAACCTTCTCCATATTTGCTAATTGTTTGGTATCTatagaatatttatttacacaggAAAATATCTACAGGTGACGCAGGGACAGGCCTTACTGATCCATTACCGCTAGAGTTCACTCCTCAGGCACACCAGTCACTATTCATAATACTCCAACGCCATCATGTTACCCTGTATGTCCCAACAAAACAAAGCGAGAAAAGGGgagtcaaagagagaaaaacggaaagagagagctggagacaaagacagagaccgACAGATTTAGCTACACAACAGGACAATTGTGTGTGAGGCTGGCATATTGGTTCTTTAGGCCAACTATTATAGCACACAACACATTCACACCAACACTCACATGTGCATGCACTCACACTCActgacacacgcacgcacacacacacacacacacacacacacacatacacacacacacacacacacacacacacacacacacacacacacacacacacacacacacacacacacacacacacatagaaagcacactcacacagtggCTACaagtcctgcagcacacagttCTAATAGCCCCATCACAGTGTAGATACCACAGACTATAAAATATTAGATTTCTTCTTAAACTGGAGCGCTGTGCAAATTTAGCTAGCAGGGCATTGAATGGATTTAGTTAAAATTGCTAGAACATCTTTAATATTCACTGTACATACTTTTTAATAcaagtttttttctcttttagatGATAATATTCTTATataaaacatcttaaatatatttttttttcagtaaatGAAAAGGGAACAAAGGGGTGtatgagcaaaaacaaaaaaaagaaactaaaacttTCATTGTCAAACTTTACATATGAAACACAATAGATTTACATCAACTCGATATTATCTGAAAATGAGCAATTTCTTCttttcacaaataaaacatgacacacaTTCTGACGATGGTACACACGGCTAAGTGTTAACATAGTTTAATACTTGTAATTACAGTTtgtcaattttttttttgtttgaatgtactgtatgtgcattgagttgtgtttgtgcattgagtgagtcggtgtgtgtgtgtgtgtgtgtgtgtgtgtttgtgtgtgtgtgtgtgtgtgtctgtgtctgtgctcgTACTGCAGGTGTACAATGTCAACCCTGTGCCTTCTCAGGTAGGTAGTGGGAAGTCCATATACTTCTCCATAGAATAACAGTCTCTGCCCCTGTCATGGTCTATGCAATGTTGTGCAAGGGTGAGGTCTGTAGACACATTGGGATAGAAGTGCATTGGGCTCCATCTAAGTGCTGGGGATGATTCAGGGACTGCAAGCAAAATGGATGGACTTTGAGGGTAGGTTACACTGGGGTTTTGGCAGGTAGATGAGAAAGGCAGGCTGGCTGGTTCCATAGTATTCCTCTCCTTCACAGATCTGGATGGCGTCCCTCCTCTAAGCTGATGTTGAGAGTTGACTGGTACTTCATGAAAACAGACACATGGAAATTCAGGAacctgaaagaaaaagaaacggaTTGGATTTGTTTGTAAGTGCTAATGGCAGTGGTGAAAAGCCAATGCAAGTAATGTAATTTACTTTAAACGTttactacattacatttcaaatggaaatattgttACTTGTACTTGCACATTGTTGCATCAGTATTAGTAAtctaatgtaataatatatcgTTCAAAAGGGCCATTTTCTGCAGATTGACTATgtttgagtacatttactcactcaagtacttttacttaaatagaTATTTGAATGTAGCACTc
This window contains:
- the LOC115010314 gene encoding LOW QUALITY PROTEIN: E3 ubiquitin/ISG15 ligase TRIM25 (The sequence of the model RefSeq protein was modified relative to this genomic sequence to represent the inferred CDS: deleted 1 base in 1 codon), which produces MGASLDTPTRCPLCNELTREPVILKCDHRFCQRCIGDLWSVTPHGPYHCPEWKCTTVYQTLPFDSKRPPPNSRWAQPRDTAGTSSNDEQNRYDSLRRPSLTSRLLGKRKASTPVSEQPDTKRSTVESPRERSNDIETPTTSFSDKPEQSTSVDASKKTVHPESAQSERGDGASPSNNSDSKAVPASDDISIQQNQRISEEVVLMDDSDTSNEVDICDAPALATPKTDTKVTGINSSPKIPATSSNSDSFPGVSTPGKGKSPVHHVGRSPLISSKHPADAPGSPSRVDIFPESEKKNASPVPCHYCPRSRFQHAVKTCLVCGASMCTEHLRPHLDSPVFRNHTLVPPMEDFSPWRCQEHQEMNHIYCRQCKVCVCTVCTVIGLHRDHVCISIREAERELRGNLKDEINQLQEAEQQVKNRVTDLTEKKETFTVVLSKARAGVQQQYGAIREALEHEEQSALQCVTKEENRVLGGLEGKLGHLRSSLQSIQQGLHTLEELADAKGDKRIQDQVFIMEYSKVAQLASNMGSCVDQLETPEEVDQARLKCLQNWTEKRLDTVVVSVPDEYGDLYRLLYGTVPFLNAETAHPKLQLSDNNRRVTYSEAQQSYTDHEARFSSFPQVLASSSMEGGRWYWEVNVSVDEGRWKVGMCEGQIERKGQKDNSRLGFNSYSWCLACDRKKVEALHNKVAVPVDADGLERIGVFLDFEEGVLSFFNVTPGGSLSLIHSYKHRFTDPVYPALSVSKTHLVICDLYQS